Proteins from a single region of Candidatus Puniceispirillum marinum IMCC1322:
- a CDS encoding twin-arginine translocation signal domain-containing protein, giving the protein MKKLTKRQFLGGSAVVGAAATLGAPAIHAQQAIKWRFQTYAGAALGEHVTKPVIDKINEAAKGELEIELYYADQLVPTGELFRALQTGTIDAVHSDDDSMASPAEVRVFGGYFPMATRHALDVPVLFHQYGLADIWTKAYEKVGGVKWLSAAGQDPCNFNTKKEITSLADLDGLKLYTFPTAGRFLSQFGVVPVSIPYEDTEVAVQTGELDGMSWSGITEDYTVGWADVTDYFLTNNISGAWIGSFFVNEKRWADLPEHLQSVVMSAIESGHHYRNQWYWGGEAKLRATGTKLQLRSIPQNEWREVEDAADKFWQEISETGETAEKIVNIFRDYRKVINSAGIPYSFS; this is encoded by the coding sequence ATGAAAAAACTTACTAAAAGACAATTCTTAGGTGGCTCGGCCGTTGTTGGCGCGGCGGCGACATTAGGTGCGCCGGCGATACATGCACAACAAGCCATTAAGTGGCGCTTCCAGACTTATGCAGGTGCGGCACTTGGTGAGCATGTAACAAAGCCGGTGATTGACAAGATCAATGAAGCCGCCAAAGGCGAGCTTGAAATCGAGCTTTATTATGCTGATCAGCTAGTGCCAACTGGCGAGTTGTTCCGGGCTTTGCAGACAGGTACCATCGATGCCGTTCATTCGGATGATGATTCAATGGCATCACCAGCTGAAGTACGTGTGTTCGGTGGCTATTTCCCAATGGCAACACGTCATGCGCTGGATGTGCCAGTTCTGTTTCACCAATATGGTTTGGCTGATATCTGGACCAAGGCCTATGAAAAGGTTGGCGGCGTAAAATGGCTGTCAGCAGCAGGTCAGGATCCGTGTAACTTTAACACCAAGAAAGAGATCACCAGCTTGGCCGATCTTGATGGTTTGAAGCTATACACATTCCCGACAGCTGGGCGTTTCCTGAGCCAATTTGGCGTTGTGCCGGTTTCGATCCCTTATGAAGATACCGAAGTGGCGGTTCAGACAGGTGAACTGGATGGCATGTCATGGTCGGGTATTACCGAGGATTATACTGTTGGGTGGGCGGATGTTACTGACTACTTCCTGACCAATAATATTTCTGGTGCCTGGATTGGTTCATTCTTTGTCAATGAAAAGCGCTGGGCTGATCTACCTGAGCATCTGCAAAGTGTGGTCATGTCGGCTATTGAAAGCGGGCATCATTACCGTAACCAGTGGTATTGGGGTGGTGAGGCCAAGCTACGGGCAACAGGAACCAAGCTTCAGCTTCGCTCAATTCCGCAGAATGAATGGCGTGAAGTCGAAGATGCTGCCGATAAATTCTGGCAGGAAATCTCAGAAACTGGGGAAACCGCCGAGAAGATTGTGAATATTTTCCGTGATTACCGGAAAGTTATTAATTCGGCCGGGATTCCATATTCGTTCTCGTAA
- a CDS encoding TRAP transporter small permease subunit, whose translation MHLLHSYVATIDKLNYRFGRFAMYLLLVMLAILFWSSISKVFFRPSLWTLELAQFVMVGYYMIGGPYSIQMGSNVRMDLLYGRKSDYEKACIDAVTVICLFVFLCFLLYGGINSLSYSLQFSERSYSAWQPYMWPVKLVMVVGIVLMLLQSVAEFFRDIIKIKSLKNDASKHDSSDHVGDA comes from the coding sequence TTGCATTTACTTCATTCCTATGTTGCGACAATAGACAAGCTGAATTATCGGTTTGGCCGCTTTGCGATGTATTTGCTGCTGGTTATGCTGGCTATTTTATTTTGGTCATCTATTTCAAAAGTATTTTTCCGCCCGTCTTTATGGACGCTTGAATTAGCGCAGTTTGTCATGGTCGGTTATTATATGATTGGTGGTCCATATTCGATTCAGATGGGTAGCAATGTGCGCATGGACCTGCTTTATGGCCGCAAAAGTGATTATGAAAAGGCATGTATTGACGCGGTCACGGTGATTTGTCTTTTCGTGTTTTTATGTTTTCTTTTATATGGTGGCATTAACAGCCTGTCCTATTCATTACAATTTAGCGAACGAAGCTATTCAGCGTGGCAACCCTATATGTGGCCGGTCAAACTGGTCATGGTCGTAGGGATTGTTTTGATGTTACTTCAATCTGTTGCAGAGTTTTTCCGTGACATTATCAAAATCAAATCATTAAAAAATGACGCATCAAAGCATGATTCATCAGATCATGTGGGAGACGCATGA
- a CDS encoding TRAP transporter large permease, translating to MSYEAIAILMFSSMMLLLMTGQRVFAAIGFVAVISAFFLYGTGGSELGFTASMKLMKWYPLLTLPMFVFMGYVMSESRIADDLYRMFHVWMGPINGGLAIGTIALMVLISAMNGLSVAGMAIGATIALPELLKRNYDKIMITGVIQAGSSLGILVPPSVVLVLYAMIARQPVGQLWLAGVFPGLMMAFLFIVYVAVRCRLQPHLGPALKDEELNIPMQEKMRLLRAGLLPVFIFVTMMVPFVNGWTSLVESSALGAVSAFVVACLRGRMSREVFENSMRKTLGISCMFMWIILAALAFGAVFDGLGAGRALENLFVGQLGLNPWVIIILMQLSFLLMGTFLDDTAMLVIVAPLYVPLVKALGFDLVWYGVLYTITCQIAYMTPPFGYNLFLMKAMAPPNISIIDIYRSVIPFVFVMVLALVMVMVFPEIALWLPDYVYNK from the coding sequence ATGTCTTACGAAGCGATTGCAATATTAATGTTCTCGTCGATGATGTTGTTGCTGATGACCGGGCAACGGGTGTTTGCCGCGATTGGCTTTGTGGCTGTAATTTCAGCTTTTTTTCTATATGGCACTGGCGGATCGGAGCTTGGCTTTACCGCGTCGATGAAGCTGATGAAATGGTACCCGTTGCTGACATTGCCGATGTTTGTTTTTATGGGTTATGTGATGTCGGAAAGCCGCATCGCTGATGATCTATATCGCATGTTTCATGTCTGGATGGGGCCGATAAATGGTGGTCTTGCGATTGGTACGATCGCGCTAATGGTGCTGATTTCGGCCATGAATGGTCTGTCGGTGGCGGGAATGGCTATTGGCGCGACGATTGCCTTGCCAGAATTGCTCAAGCGCAACTATGACAAGATCATGATTACCGGTGTCATTCAGGCTGGATCGTCTCTTGGCATTCTGGTGCCGCCATCTGTGGTGCTGGTGCTATATGCGATGATTGCACGCCAGCCTGTGGGGCAATTATGGCTTGCGGGTGTGTTTCCGGGATTGATGATGGCGTTTCTGTTTATCGTCTATGTAGCAGTTAGATGCCGGTTACAACCGCATCTAGGACCTGCACTTAAAGACGAAGAACTGAATATACCGATGCAGGAAAAAATGCGTCTTTTGCGGGCAGGTTTGTTGCCGGTATTCATCTTTGTCACGATGATGGTGCCGTTTGTGAATGGCTGGACCAGTCTGGTTGAAAGCTCGGCTTTGGGTGCGGTATCGGCCTTTGTTGTGGCGTGCCTAAGGGGGCGGATGTCGCGCGAGGTCTTTGAAAATTCAATGCGCAAGACATTGGGTATTTCATGTATGTTCATGTGGATCATTCTGGCGGCATTGGCCTTTGGCGCGGTCTTTGACGGGCTGGGTGCCGGACGTGCGTTGGAAAATCTATTTGTCGGGCAATTGGGTCTGAACCCCTGGGTGATCATTATTCTGATGCAATTGTCATTTTTGCTGATGGGTACATTTCTGGATGATACGGCGATGTTGGTGATCGTGGCACCGCTTTATGTACCGTTGGTCAAGGCATTGGGTTTTGATCTTGTCTGGTACGGGGTGCTTTATACAATCACCTGTCAGATTGCCTATATGACGCCGCCATTTGGCTATAATCTGTTTTTGATGAAAGCTATGGCACCACCTAATATCAGCATCATCGATATTTACCGGTCGGTCATTCCGTTCGTATTTGTGATGGTGTTGGCTTTGGTCATGGTCATGGTATTCCCGGAAATTGCGCTGTGGTTGCCAGACTATGTCTATAATAAATAA
- a CDS encoding glutamine synthetase family protein — MKPNLSFDELKTQVADGRIDTVIAAFPDMQGRLMGKRFHAQYFVDSAWEETHCCNYLIATDLEMETVEGYASTSWESGYGDYIMRPDMDTLRVTPWLEGTAMVLCDLLDHHTHDLVPHAPRTVLKKQLARLADYGLKTASATELEFFVFRESFDAMRDKGYRDMTPISAYNEDYHIFQTTKEEGLMRQIRNGLFGAGVAVENTKGEADAGQAEINIHYADALSMADTHVLVKNAVKEIAFLNDRAVTFLAKWHHDAAGSSSHIHQSLWTEDGKPAFFDDSAPHGMSELMQHYLAGLLAHASEVTYFLAPYINSYKRFAKGTFAPTKAIWSVDNRTAGYRVVAPDTKGVRVECRVGGSDLNPYLALAAQLAAGLAGIDAKQKLEPEFSGDAYNAEAARSIPETLREATVALDESRMLRDAMGDDVIDHYVRAARWEQEDFDRKVTDYEVARGFERG; from the coding sequence ATGAAACCTAATCTTTCTTTTGATGAACTAAAGACGCAGGTTGCCGACGGACGCATTGATACGGTTATTGCCGCCTTTCCTGATATGCAGGGTCGTTTGATGGGTAAGCGCTTTCATGCTCAGTATTTTGTTGATAGCGCATGGGAAGAAACGCATTGCTGTAATTACCTGATTGCAACTGATCTGGAAATGGAAACGGTAGAGGGCTATGCCTCGACCAGCTGGGAATCCGGTTATGGTGATTACATCATGCGGCCTGATATGGACACGTTGCGGGTAACGCCCTGGCTGGAAGGAACGGCAATGGTGCTATGTGATCTGCTCGATCATCACACGCATGATCTGGTGCCACATGCCCCGCGTACAGTGTTGAAAAAGCAGTTGGCGCGACTAGCTGATTATGGTTTGAAAACGGCCAGCGCGACCGAACTAGAATTTTTTGTGTTTCGCGAGAGTTTTGACGCGATGCGTGATAAAGGCTATCGCGATATGACCCCGATCAGCGCCTATAACGAGGATTATCATATCTTCCAGACCACCAAGGAAGAAGGATTGATGCGCCAGATCCGTAACGGGTTGTTTGGTGCCGGTGTCGCGGTTGAAAACACCAAAGGCGAGGCCGATGCCGGTCAGGCGGAAATCAACATCCATTATGCAGATGCGCTATCAATGGCGGATACGCATGTGCTGGTCAAAAATGCGGTAAAGGAAATCGCCTTTTTAAATGACCGCGCTGTAACCTTTCTGGCAAAATGGCATCATGACGCGGCTGGCTCGTCTAGCCATATACATCAGTCATTATGGACAGAAGATGGCAAACCTGCCTTTTTTGATGACTCTGCCCCCCATGGCATGTCCGAATTGATGCAGCATTATCTGGCTGGACTGCTAGCACATGCCAGTGAAGTTACCTATTTTCTGGCGCCCTATATCAATTCATATAAGCGCTTTGCCAAAGGCACCTTTGCCCCGACAAAGGCAATCTGGTCAGTCGATAACCGCACCGCCGGTTACCGTGTGGTGGCCCCCGATACGAAAGGCGTGCGCGTTGAATGCCGCGTTGGTGGATCGGATCTGAATCCGTATCTGGCGTTGGCGGCGCAACTGGCTGCCGGGCTGGCAGGAATTGACGCCAAGCAAAAGCTGGAGCCGGAATTTAGCGGTGATGCCTATAATGCAGAAGCTGCACGGTCGATCCCCGAAACGCTACGTGAAGCCACGGTGGCACTGGATGAGTCACGTATGCTACGCGATGCAATGGGCGATGACGTGATTGATCATTATGTCCGTGCCGCACGCTGGGAGCAGGAAGATTTTGACCGCAAGGTGACAGATTATGAAGTCGCCCGCGGATTTGAGCGAGGCTAG
- a CDS encoding aldehyde dehydrogenase family protein: MKSPADLSEASMSSYLKCISPIDGSIYAERPLMDKAAAFDAVKHAGDAQAAWAMRPLDERVAIVRDAVARIGDMNDQIVPELAWQMGRPVRYGGEFGGFTERASYMADIADAALAPIMIEDSDSFTRYIKRVPHGVVLVIAPWNYPYMTAINTVAPALIAGNAVMLKHASQTPLVGERLAQAFQAAGMPEGVFQNVFMGHDVTADLIAAKSFGFVNFTGSVDGGRHIETAAAGTFTNLGLELGGKDPGYVMEDADLDAAVDTLIDGAMFNSGQCCCGIERIYVTASLYDDFVAKAVAIVSGYKLGNPLDSDTTLGPMAQARFANEVRAQTAEAIEAGATALIDPALFPEDDGAYLMPQILVDVDHSMRVMREESFGPVVGIMKVADDNEAVRLMNDSDFGLTASLWTKDMARATAIADQIETGTVFVNRCDYLDPALCWTGCKDTGRGGGLSEIGYHNVTRPKSFHFKKAL; encoded by the coding sequence ATGAAGTCGCCCGCGGATTTGAGCGAGGCTAGCATGTCATCATATCTGAAATGTATTTCGCCGATTGATGGATCGATCTATGCCGAGCGTCCGTTGATGGACAAGGCGGCGGCTTTTGACGCGGTCAAACATGCTGGCGATGCGCAGGCCGCCTGGGCGATGCGTCCGCTTGACGAACGTGTGGCAATTGTCCGTGATGCGGTGGCGCGTATAGGTGACATGAATGACCAGATTGTCCCCGAACTAGCGTGGCAAATGGGACGGCCGGTGCGCTATGGTGGTGAATTTGGCGGCTTTACCGAGCGAGCCAGCTATATGGCTGATATTGCCGATGCGGCATTAGCCCCGATCATGATTGAAGATAGTGATAGCTTCACACGTTATATAAAGCGCGTGCCGCATGGCGTTGTTCTGGTCATTGCGCCGTGGAATTATCCTTATATGACAGCGATCAATACGGTTGCGCCCGCGTTAATAGCTGGCAATGCGGTAATGCTGAAACATGCCTCGCAAACGCCGCTGGTTGGTGAAAGGTTAGCACAGGCATTTCAGGCTGCTGGCATGCCCGAAGGCGTGTTTCAGAATGTGTTTATGGGGCATGATGTGACAGCTGATCTGATTGCGGCAAAGTCATTCGGTTTTGTCAATTTCACCGGGTCGGTTGATGGTGGCAGGCATATCGAGACAGCGGCGGCAGGCACCTTTACCAATCTCGGACTGGAGCTTGGCGGTAAAGACCCGGGTTATGTCATGGAAGATGCCGATCTGGATGCGGCGGTCGATACATTGATTGATGGCGCGATGTTCAATTCGGGGCAATGCTGTTGCGGGATCGAACGGATATATGTCACGGCAAGCCTGTATGATGATTTTGTTGCCAAGGCGGTCGCGATTGTCAGCGGCTATAAGCTGGGCAACCCGCTGGATAGCGATACCACATTGGGGCCAATGGCGCAGGCGCGCTTTGCCAATGAGGTGCGGGCGCAAACAGCCGAGGCCATTGAAGCTGGTGCCACCGCCTTGATCGATCCGGCCTTGTTTCCAGAAGATGATGGCGCCTATCTGATGCCGCAAATTCTGGTTGATGTGGATCATTCGATGCGGGTGATGCGCGAAGAATCCTTTGGTCCGGTTGTAGGAATCATGAAAGTGGCTGATGATAATGAGGCTGTGCGGCTGATGAATGATAGTGATTTTGGCCTGACCGCGTCACTATGGACAAAAGACATGGCACGGGCGACTGCGATTGCCGACCAGATCGAAACTGGCACCGTTTTTGTCAATCGCTGTGACTATCTTGACCCGGCTTTGTGCTGGACAGGGTGCAAGGATACCGGTCGTGGCGGCGGGCTTTCCGAAATCGGCTATCACAATGTGACACGGCCAAAATCTTTCCATTTTAAAAAGGCACTATAA